The sequence TGCTGAAAGAGGTCCACCATTTCCTCAGAAGGTTTTCTCTCTGGCAAGACAAGATGCTCTTCTCTGCCTCATTCGCAGGGCATTTGATAATTTCTTTGGAATTCCACTGGGTGCGGATTGAGCTTATTTTATCATTCTGGTGTGCTACTGTGGTtctcagggtttttttcctcctctgaaACCAGGGGTGAGGACCTTTTTTCAGCCTATAGAAGCAATAGACGTGACTCTTAGCTTTGTGCAGTAAAAATCAGAGGTTTTTATATACACCCACAGTGCACACTCATCTCCCCgagctccatccaggcaagcaaggggcactatcacagtttaaggacacactccagccaggcaaaaatgggAGTATAGCACCAACACATATTACAAGTGTCCTGAACCAGTGGGGCGGGGGggtgacagaaaggcaatctattcttccctaaTTCCTCCTCTTATGTGTTTATTGCTTTTGcaagctttgctcctccccttcctcctttctctctgtcctcagttagttagttagttagtaatggctccctgagtgcagaGCCACATggttgcttcagcatgtatgaatTTACCTCTTTGAACTTCCTTTATTCTTTCATCTACCAGTCTTAATAGAcgagttatttctgcactctggtgTAACGTGTGTGTTTCATTGTGTTTCATGATGTTTTCATGGCACTTATCATTttgcatggagtacagtggcaaACACTGATGGAACAGACTGTGCGCTTCGTGCATCTTCCCAACGATGTGTCTGCTTTATTGGTCCAGGAGTCAGACGCCGTCAGCAGATAACACCTCTGTTCGGGGGTCTGCATTGGTTATCAATTTCttactgggtcaagttcaaggtgtcatTATTGCTATATAAAGCCCTTCACAGTTTTGGATCAGTGTGCTTGCAGCACTGCCTGACCGCATGTGTGCCCACCTGCGAAACAGGCACTGTGAGAggcgccacataatactcattccgcaCTTGTAAGGAACAATTCTttgagtgtggcagcacctactctttggaactccccgcccctttacattaggcaggcgtcTTCGCTCtattcttttcagcatctgcttaaaacttttttctttctttcggtGAGCCCGTTTAGACACATAGATGCggatgtgttttaatatttttggccTGTTTTgcttacaaaatgtttttaattacatgtttttaacttttattgataattttcatctcatttgtaaaccacttagagttatgtgtgtgtttgtgttcggataactgaatttcaaaaaatggctccGTTCTcaagttgtttcggaaagtgtggatttcataAATTCAGGtcaaaatgcgaactgaattgaatttctcccacatgcCTAGCCCAGAGGCATTCTGTGGGCAAAGTAAGAGGACAGCTGGATTGCCTAGTGCTCCTCCTCTCAAAGCCAGCCAGGCTTGAGAGGTGTTGCTGCCGCTCTCCTTGCCAAAGCCCACTGCCTCTGTTTTGGCCACTGACGTTCTTAGAGGCACCATTGCAGCTGGGACCCAGCACCCCTGCCCCGTTAGTCTGTCAGGAAGGGTCTGTAAGGCTGCATCCCTGGTCCCCTCTGGAGAACCCCTTGCCGAGGGCCCTCTCAAACCGGTCCCCAGCACCCCATATATTAGTGTTCATCCCCACTGCGAAAGGCGGCAGACAACAGCATTGGGGTACAAGTAATCTGGTGCAACACATcacgacaaatgggaagtcagtcAAAATGGACTTTATTGATACATTTAAAACGTCAAAACACAATATATCTTACAACAAAACAGTCCAAGAAACATACACAAAGCAACAAAcggtgctccctccctccctcgctgTCCAGAAAGCATTTTGATTCTTTCTATTCCAGATCTTCTATCACCAGctcttctggaaaggaaagaaggGAACAGAAGTGAGTCTTAATTATGGCCACTTTATTGGACTTTGCAGATCCAGAGCCAGTATCCGGCACGCTTGGGCAGCTGATGGGGGCCCATAtcttggctggggccaatggggcTGCCATTCACCCACCCCTATCATCCTCTCCCTTCTCAGATCATTTGGTCCCCTCCTGCTACAGTCATTGGACTTCACTACTAAGGGAGGGCATTACCACAGCAGCCGGCAGCTGCCACTCAGTcctgtccccccaccccaccccatttctcTTGGCCTCAGGGCAGGAGGGCTGGAATTTCAAGACCCCACAATTTGAGAGGTCAGCTGGTGTCATGGCTAAGAGTTGGGGCACCCTCATGCCCCAATGAGGCTACAGGCGATGTCTTTCGGGTGGAAAGTGAGGCCTGTGGCTTGGCTCTCTGCTTCCAGGATGGAGATCTTACCTTCACTGGTTCGGGAGCAGAGGCAGGACAGCTCCGGAGGGATGATGGTTCTCACAGACTCCCGCTGTAGAGAGAAGAAAATGCTACATCAGGGCCTTTCTCCAATCCCCAAAATCAAAGTGTGGGTACCCCAAAGCAGGACTAAGGCAGATTCAGCTCCTCAGTCCCACTCCTTGCCGGAGAGAGCCTTTGTGAGCTCTGCCGCCTCATGGGCGGAGGttgaagggcagccccaaagCAGAGGGCAAAGAATGCCACCTCCATCATCTGGGTCCCATTCTGGTCCCACAGGGAGACCCTGTTAGTTCTGTCCCAGAGAGCAGGCTGGAAGGTTCTCATCTTTCGTCAGCTGCTTTGAGACCCTCTTGGGGCCATAGATTACAAGTATTCTAAATCAACACATAAAGGTGAGATACTTATGGTCAGGTCTGGGAATGTGAGTGCCTCGGCCAGCAGCCATTGGAGGCTACTGGCCACCAGGTCCCTTTCTTTTCTGTCCTTTCCCTCCATGTAAAGGCGGAGGTCCTGTGGGAGGAAAGAGCAGCTCAGCATCAGGGGACCAGACAGGCTGCCACCACCAGTCACCAAGGCATTTCCCCCACTAGTCGAGGGAGATCCCAACCCATCTGAAAGGACTGCCTTCTCTGACATGGCCCAGGCCAAAATCTGCACTGGGGCCTTCCCCCGGGTGCCCCACCCAGTAAGCTTGGGTGCCTGGCCTTGCACATCATGCTCAAGGCTACTCTGCAGCATGTTGCCAGACATGTGGCACAGTGTGGCAGGGTGTTCAGCTTGCCTGCCGAAAGGGAAGGGGCCTGAGGGGTGCCTGGTGGGTAATTCTGCTGAGAaaaggtgtgtgggggggtgatgcCTCCCTATCAGGCTCTGCTTCAGTGAAACATACCCTCCCAGTACACTTACTTCAATCATGCTTGATAAAGTTTCAAGGGAGGGGGCCTCCAATAGGAGGCCCCTCAGCATCAACTCAAAGATCGCCTGGAGATCCTGATGGCGAAGACAGTTTTCATTGAGGTGGATCCGTAGATTCAGACAGGAGATGAtgtggaaggggaaaaaagaaagacaaTCTATTTTTTAGCAACAGCGATACTCAAGGAACCTGGCAGAACAGAGAGAGGGGCCAGACTGAGAACCGTCTTCACTAACAGAGTCCACTCAAGGGCTTCCATCTGCGGAACTGGCATTGCTAAAGTGCTCCATAATACTTGTCCTGTGCTTGGAAATCGCTCTTTTGGGTGGCAGCGCaacaccaactctttggaacacCTTGTCTATTGGCATCAAGTGGTGCCTTTGTTGTCTTCCTTTCAGGGGCTGCTGAAGTAATTTCTGGTTAAGCAAACCTATCCAAgcatattgatattgatatgcTCTTCTCTCTTTTTAGTAAGCAGCTGTTTTcactgtgttttaaatgttttaaatttcttgtttaatctgttttcattaataatcctgatgtttcttgtaAATACTTAGAGGGTTTGAATAGGGCATAATTTCTTTTAAATGTGgagcacagtttttaaaaaaccattgtaTATAAACAGTTCTGGAAACTTTCAGGAGATATATAGAAATCAAAACGCAAGAAAAATGATCAAACAACAAAGAATTTACCTGGTTGTCATCCTCAGTAAATTCAATCAATTCATAGGTTGAATAGAATATTCCCTGGATAATCATTCTTCTCATTTGTGTCGAAAACAGAGGCTTCATTAAACTGGCAGGATAGAGGAGGAAAGATGAGGTGGATTTCCCCAAAGACCTGTGGACAGTCAACAGGGGGTGTTGGGAGCCCCAAGACCCCCCATGCCTCTCTTACATATTTGCGTACTGAGATATCCCTGCACCCCCCCAAGAAGAAGAAGCCTGGGCTATGCCTCACACCAAGATGAGGAGGGGCCTGGACTGGTGTTTGCTCCCTCTGCCCCCAGAGTTAGCCATCCGAGGCATCTCAAAGGACTGGCATTGGAGGCAGAGAGAACAGACACCAGCCCAGGACCAGAGTCAGGATCAGGCCTGACCCACAGCCAAGCCCACCAGATCTGGGGCTCTTGAGATAGAGACCCTCAAGTTGGACATGGACCTCCAGGGTCTGTGTCCTCAAAGCCTCCGCATCACCCGAGGAACCAACCCCCTTCGTGCTAGGGATCCCCTACAGAGCCCTTCAATTCTAGCTTCCAAGTCAGAGGCCTGCTGCCCCTTTAAGGTATTCCTCTCCACAAGGAAGGATCACAAGCCAGGAGGGCTGATCTGGCCCCAAAAGCATAAAAGCTGCCCAGTCCTTCGCCCCATCCCGCCTCCCTGCTGGCTCTGACAACTGCTATTACTGTGAATAAatatctccaccccaccccctgtcAACAACACACCTGAGATAAAAAATGGCCTCCATAGACAGTCTCAGTATGCTGGAGGGGTCCAGGAAATCATCATGCTTGTCGACGATGTCCTGAGAAGAGATCAGGGAACAGAAGGGTCAAGTCGGTGTCCCATGGATTCAGGAGGGCTGCTGCAGCCCCAACCTCAGGGACTGACTTCACTTGAAATAGGAATTTCCCTTTGAAATGCCTGCAAAGTCCTCCCCTTTGCTGGTCCCAAAAGGGTCCCTTCCACAGAACTTGACCCACAACCCATCCCCAGGCCTCCTCCTGCCCACCTCCCCGCAGGATTGCTCACCCTGCCTGCATCCCACTCACCACAATGGTCTGAGCTGCCAACTCTTTGTCGTATGGGACAGTATCCTGGCCGCTCGCCCGTGTGTCTCTGCAGGTGGAGGTGACGCAGAAAAGGAAGTACTCCTGCGGGGTGACTTCCTGAAAGTGGAAGAATAGTCAAGGAAGAACACGTTGGTTCCAATGGGGGTCTGCCGGGTCCCAGGGGAGCAAATATCCAGAATGggtttgggggagggagaggcaaactCCTGCGCCAAGAGCTTTTGTGCCCGCCCTCCACTTCTGCTCCCTACGATACTAACCTTGGCCAAGGGGGCAGCGTTATCCGCCTGCGGTTCTGCAATGGAAAGAGGAGGAAAAGTTGTGAGGAAAGGTTCATTCCTCACCTGCGTTATTCTAACATCTTTGTGTTGATCTTTCCACTTTTTCTGTTCCATCTCTCCACTCTGTCCCCAACCCTTTCAAAGCTCTCCATGGCTTCCATCCCTTCACTCCTGATGCTCCTCCTCAGACCCTTCACTGGGGAGGGACCTCACCATCTCCTGGCTGAGCTCCAGATGACCCCctatgctccctccctccctgccaccttccCCTCACATCTTCATCTCACTCGAAGGCCTTCCCTTGGGCCAGGGCATCCAACTCCTCCTCTTTTTCACATTTGacaccctcctcctccaccaccaccccgcgtTTCCTTTCTTTCAGGTGTCATGCCTTTTTTCTGTGTTGTAAGGCAGGAGGCATATAAAACGGTGCCTGGAGTTGACAGGGAGAGCATTTTCTCCCCCTCTCGTAATGCttgaaaaccaaaacaatacaaaaagaaaacaacacaaatcaataactagtacaatacaaaaaga is a genomic window of Rhineura floridana isolate rRhiFlo1 chromosome 1, rRhiFlo1.hap2, whole genome shotgun sequence containing:
- the LOC133364307 gene encoding uncharacterized protein LOC133364307 isoform X1 — its product is MPGIIGLTGPLSTCTLCIHTVSVIHKRIQVSRPAEGRAMASKKWRYCKSPSTLPKPQADNAAPLAKEVTPQEYFLFCVTSTCRDTRASGQDTVPYDKELAAQTIVDIVDKHDDFLDPSSILRLSMEAIFYLSLMKPLFSTQMRRMIIQGIFYSTYELIEFTEDDNQDLQAIFELMLRGLLLEAPSLETLSSMIEDLRLYMEGKDRKERDLVASSLQWLLAEALTFPDLTITGVCENHHPSGAVLPLLPNQ
- the LOC133364307 gene encoding uncharacterized protein LOC133364307 isoform X2 — its product is MGSQPQNCTTQKESTEPQADNAAPLAKEVTPQEYFLFCVTSTCRDTRASGQDTVPYDKELAAQTIVDIVDKHDDFLDPSSILRLSMEAIFYLSLMKPLFSTQMRRMIIQGIFYSTYELIEFTEDDNQDLQAIFELMLRGLLLEAPSLETLSSMIEDLRLYMEGKDRKERDLVASSLQWLLAEALTFPDLTITGVCENHHPSGAVLPLLPNQ